A stretch of the Tachysurus vachellii isolate PV-2020 chromosome 26, HZAU_Pvac_v1, whole genome shotgun sequence genome encodes the following:
- the LOC132841410 gene encoding guanine nucleotide-binding protein G(q) subunit alpha-like, with amino-acid sequence MDCCCMSREEREAHRIHQEIERQISKSKNEVEKEVKLLLLGTGESGKSTFIKQMRIIHGKGYSEDDRRTFTKSIFENIFTAVDAMIKAMKMLQIPFTNDKNTNYAAMLLQVKSYDMSSMDKSYAEAISSMWQDPGMQQCYDRRREYQLSDSTKYYLDDIERISAPLYVPSEQDILRVRVRTTGIIEYFFNLSSVVFRMVDVGGQRSERKKWIQCFENVTSIIFLVALNEYDQVLYESSNENRMEESKALFKTIISYPFFQRTSMIIFFNKTDLLQEKISKSHLEDYYPEYKGPKNNAETAKKFILQMYEAQNSDACRRLYTHFTCATDTENIRLIFSAVKDTIMRINFEDFILV; translated from the exons ATGGATTGCTGTTGTATGTCGCGAGAAGAACGAGAAGCTCATAGAATCCACCAAGAGATTGAGAGACAGATTAGCAAGTCCAAAAATGAAGTGGAGAAAGAGGTGAAGCTGTTGCTTTTAG GTACAGGCGAGAGTGGAAAAAGCACCTTCATCAAGCAGATGAGGATCATCCATGGAAAAGGCTACTCAGAGGATGACAGGAGGACCTTTACCAAGTCCATCTTTGAGAATATATTTACTGCAGTGGACGCCATGATCAAGGCCATGAAGATGTTGCAGATCCCGTTCacaaatgataaaaataca aattATGCTGCAATGCTGCTTCAGGTGAAATCATATGATATGAGCTCTATGGATAAGAGCTATGCTGAGGCTATAAGCAGCATGTGGCAAGATCCTGGGATGCAGCAGTGCTACGACCGCAGGAGAGAGTACCAGCTCTCTGATTCGACCAAATA TTACCTGGATGATATCGAGCGAATATCAGCTCCTCTTTACGTGCCTTCTGAGCAGGATATTCTCCGGGTCCGAGTTCGCACTACTGGAATCATCGAGTACTTCTTTAACCTCAGCTCTGTTGTATTCAG GATGGTTGATGTAGGGGGTCAGCGCTCAGAGAGGAAGAAATGGATCCAATGTTTTGAAAACGTGACTTCTATCATCTTCCTGGTGGCACTGAACGAGTATGACCAGGTCCTGTACGAGAGCTCGAACGAG AATCGTATGGAAGAGAGTAAAGCACTCTTTAAGACCATCATCAGCTACCCGTTCTTCCAGAGGACCTCCATGATCATTTTTTTCAACAAGACAGATCTCCTTCAAGAAAAAATCTCCAAGTCCCATCTTGAAGACTACTATCCTGAATACAAAG GTCCCAAGAATAATGCAGAAACAGCGAAGAAGTTCATTCTCCAAATGTACGAAGCTCAGAACTCAGACGCATGCAGGCGCCTATACACACATTTCACTTGTGCCACAGACACAGAAAATATCCGATTAATTTTCTCAGCTGTGAAAGACACCATCATGAGGATCAACTTTGAGGACTTCATCCTGGTTTAG
- the prune2 gene encoding protein prune homolog 2, with translation MEQPPEHKMSSDGTEGRPAPPTTLPLKGDEGGSQRKKLSAPRISLSLDQSEDDLFDTPDDLDINVDDLDTPDEADILDYTDHELDWEEPQESQRAPVREESEPIPTYTSEEDRQDSKLWRTVIIGEQEHRINMKCIEPYQKVISHGGYYGNGTNAIIVFAACFLPDSDSEDYHEIMENLFLYVISTLELMVAEDYMIVYLNGATPHRRTPGLGWLKRCYQMIDRRLRKNLKSFIIVHPSWFIRTILAITRPFISSKFSSKIKYVNSLAELEELIPMEYVHIPECIIKLDEELQEAGENSKINSFLQGPDVPQPTAQQSASSS, from the exons ATGGAGCAGCCTCCTGAACACAAGATGAGCTCTGATGGGACAGAAGGCAGACCAG CTCCTCCCACTACTCTGCCACTGAAGGGCGATGAAGGCGGTTCTCAGAGGAAAAAACTCTCAGCCCCTCGGATCAGCCTCTCGTTAGATCAAAGCGAAGACGACCTGTTTGACACGCCTGATGACTTGGACATTAACGTGGACGATTTGGACACACCTGACGAGGCTGACATCCTGGACTACACTGATCATGAGTTGGACTGGGAAG AGCCTCAGGAATCCCAGAGAGCCCCAGTGAGGGAAGAGTCTGAACCCATCCCTACCTACACCTCAGAGGAGGATCGACAGGACTCCAAACTTTGGAGGACTGTTATCATCGGGGAACAGGAGCACCGCATCAACATGAAGTGTATTGAACCCTACCAAAAAGTCATCTCCCATGGAG GCTACTACGGAAACGGCACGAATGCCATCATTGTATTTGCTGCTTGCTTCCTTCCGGACAGCGATAGCGAGGACTATCATGAAATAATGGAGAACCTCTTTCT GTATGTGATCAGCACGTTGGAGCTGATGGTAGCGGAGGACTACATGATCGTATACCTGAACGGGGCCACGCCTCACAGGAGGACGCCTGGCCTCGGTTGGCTGAAGAGGTGCTACCAGATGATCGACAGGAG GCTTCGAAAGAACctaaaatcttttattattgttcatCCTTCCTGGTTTATCAGGACTATCCTGGCCATCACCAGACCCTttatcag TTCAAAGTTCAGCAGTAAGATTAAGTATGTGAACAGTTTAGCAGAGCTGGAAGAGCTCATCCCGATGGAATATGTCCATATTCCTGAATGCATCATCAA ACTCGACGAGGAGTTACAGGAAGCAGGAGAGAACTCGAA AATCAACAGCTTCCTCCAGGGACCTGATGTGCCACAGCCAAC agctCAACAAAGTGCAAGCAGCTCCTAA